In Mycteria americana isolate JAX WOST 10 ecotype Jacksonville Zoo and Gardens chromosome 3, USCA_MyAme_1.0, whole genome shotgun sequence, a single genomic region encodes these proteins:
- the FAM83B gene encoding protein FAM83B isoform X2: MPDELWRKRKCYVRKNMRVRTVRGQDYYSKTGAKFHGKMEQKFILVDCKKVIYGSYSFMWSFEKTNLSMVQVITGQLVESFDEEFRTLYARSSVPSSFAPDLVRVNSRRTLWDNDTYQHSVSSLASVSSQRNLFGRQDKVHKIDPVCWKTRGRYAVNEIDKYGLRNQAYNKQPFHPGFNMQNPIQQYQPSEKNEHWKRHSYAGEKPERTPYLLLNRAINRANNPSNTWKMPSDSLSIVSSLRGGYANNYNTPQQSFADQFSRPKVNLAERNSIVRRSFNGTDNHIRHLQQRMPTLEHTTKSFLRNWRIKSYLNDQSDYPVESNGSALGDRYDSYDTAENIKAHALYSHSRLRSSLVFQPTLPEQQEVSSCASSSNSTIIGSEGSATPKGTSNHAPSVENGTGSILEELSKNVPLKSDAPKKHGIHIADNTKPSVNPNAVGDSSLYLYTTLCADKHAENLKNLQNENMLKRRSFPMFNSKSILDPGANKHASSYVYSTLTRHRLKQPVSPKLPEDMLKSSKSLHSVTNHLPQKEKNLKGELKSPTASKAISMAALTEASKEDSCKDCTSKKESKNSPSFLKKGSQKLRSLLNLTPDKKENLSKNKGPAFYRICSSSDTLVSEEENQKPKISENKTDSSPRRKRNTPSNSQGSLNRSKEDVTGSPTKSPKSPKSPKPQKPPSDESNKKCPLLCPLESKFIETAGDASTPRFNTEQIQYQDVKEITTNTAPESAPVSALQRASSVTPQLASSKRQEELRSRLSERRVYSRFEPFCRMENASQPAGNAPNSSSHLSDIKSKTFGNNYGRSNHMVSYNSTAYHPLQPNENKLRGFMQKFGNFLHKSK, encoded by the exons ATGCCAGATGAActgtggaggaaaaggaaatgttatgTGAGAAAG AACATGAGGGTGCGGACAGTAAGAGGACAAGATTACTATTCTAAAACAGGAGCAAAATTTCAtggaaaaatggaacaaaaatttaTTCTTGTTGACTGTAAGAAAGTCATATATGGTTCTTACAG cTTTATGTGGTCATTTGAAAAAACCAACCTCAGTATGGTTCAAGTTATCACAGGACAGCTGGTTGAATCCTTTGATGAAGAGTTCAGGACACTGTACGCCCGTTCTTCTGTTCCTAGTTCATTTGCCCCAGATTTAGTGCGGGTAAACAGTCGCAGGACACTGTGGGATAATGATACATACCAACACTCAGTGTCTTCCTTGGCTTCAGTTTCTAGCCAAAGAAACCTTTTTGGCAGGCAGGACAAGGTTCACAAGATAGATCCTGTTTGTTGGAAAACTCGTGGAAGATATGCAGTAAATGAAATAGATAAATATGGCTTGAGAAATCAAGCCTATAATAAACAACCATTTCATCCAGGTTTTAATATGCAAAATCCAATCCAGCAGTATCAACCTAGTGAAAAAAATGAGCACTGGAAGAGACATAGTTATGCTGGGGAGAAGCCAGAAAGGACACCTTACCTATTGCTCAACAGAGCTATTAATAGAGCCAACAATCCGTCAAATACTTGGAAAATGCCATCTGATAGCCTTAGTATTGTTTCTTCGTTAAGAGGAGGATATGCAAATAACTACAACACACCCCAGCAAAGTTTTGCCGATCAGTTTTCACGACCAAAAGTAAATCTTGCAGAAAGAAATTCAATTGTACGGAGGTCTTTTAATGGGACAGATAATCATATCCGCCATCTGCAGCAAAGGATGCCAACCCTCGAACACACAACGAAATCATTCCTCCGTAACTGGCGAATTAAGTCATATTTGAATGATCAATCAGATTATCCAGTAGAGTCTAATGGGTCGGCCTTGGGTGACAGATATGATAGCTATGACACAGCTGAAAATATTAAAGCTCATGCATTATATTCTCATTCTCGCTTACGATCATCATTGGTGTTTCAGCCAACTTTACCTGAACAGCAGGAAGTAAGTAGCTGTGCAAGTTCTTCAAATTCAACTATAATTGGGTCAGAGGGAAGTGCAACACCTAAAGGGACATCTAATCATGCTCCAAGTGTGGAAAATGGAACAGGTAGTATTTTAGAAGAGCTTAGCAAAAACGTCCCACTTAAATCAGATGCACCAAAAAAACACGGCATTCATATTGCAGACAACACAAAACCTAGCGTAAATCCAAATGCAGTGGGCGACTCATCTCTCTACTTGTACACAACACTGTGTGCagacaaacatgcagaaaatttGAAGaaccttcaaaatgaaaatatgctaAAAAGGAGAAGTTTTCCCATGTTTAATTCAAAGTCCATATTAGACCCTGGCGCCAACAAACATGCATCCAGTTACGTTTACAGCACGTTGACTAGGCATAGACTTAAGCAGCCAGTTAGTCCAAAACTTCCAGAAGACATGCTGAAGAGCTCTAAAAGTTTGCACAGTGTGACCAACCACTtgccacagaaggaaaagaaCCTCAAAGGAGAGCTAAAGAGCCCGACTGCTAGCAAGGCAATCTCTATGGCTGCTCTCACTGAAGCTAGCAAGGAGGACTCTTGTAAGGATTGTAcatcaaagaaagaaagtaaGAATTCCCCAAGTTTTCTAAAGAAAGGATCCCAGAAATTGCGGTCACTTCTTAATCTCACACCAGACAAGAAGGAAAACCTGTCAAAAAACAAAGGTCCTGCCTTTTACAGAATTTGTAGTAGTTCTGACACGTTGGTTTCTGAAGAAGAGAATCAAAAACCAAAGATTTCTGAGAATAAGACAGATTCTTCcccaaggagaaagagaaacacacCATCAAATTCTCAAGGTAGCTTGAACAGAAGTAAAGAAGATGTCACTGGGAGCCCAACAAAGTCTCCAAAGTCTCCGAAGTCACCAAAACCTCAAAAACCTCCATCTgatgaaagcaataaaaagtgtCCTCTCTTGTGCCCCCTTGAAAGTAAGTTCATAGAAACCGCAGGAGATGCATCTACCCCAAGATTTAATACAGAACAGATTCAGTATCAAGACGTAAAGGAAATCACCACAAATACTGCTCCCGAAAGTGCCCCTGTTTCTGCTCTTCAAAGAGCAAGTTCAGTGACACCACAGCTGGCAAGCTCAAAACGCCAAGAGGAGCTAAGGTCTCGTTTGAGTGAAAGGCGTGTTTATAGCCGCTTTGAGCCGTTCTGCAGGATGGAAAATGCTAGCCAACCTGCAGGAAATGCACCGAACAGCAGTTCACATCTCTCAGATATCAAAAGCAAGACCTTTGGGAATAATTACGGCAGGAGTAATCACATGGTCAGCTACAACTCAACTGCTTACCATCCGTTGCAGCCTAATGAAAACAAGCTGAGAGGATTTATGCAAAAGTTTGGGAACTTCCTACACAAAAGCAAGTAA